A stretch of the Pseudomonas helvetica genome encodes the following:
- a CDS encoding chorismate lyase: MPHSKPLAPALFWLPQSQLTPLPDAQTLDWLFDEGSLTRRLTRLSDDGFSVTPLLEGWQPLRADECAALELPEGSEGWVREVYLRGHGEAWVFARSVAARSSLQDGGLNMDELGSRSLGELLFCDQAFQRRAIEVCHYPVEWLPSESQAPQLWGRRSRFDRGDLSVLVAEIFLPALWRAAGANTENC, translated from the coding sequence GTGCCGCACTCAAAACCCCTCGCCCCTGCTCTGTTCTGGCTGCCACAAAGCCAGCTGACCCCGCTACCCGACGCGCAAACCCTCGACTGGCTGTTCGATGAGGGCTCGCTCACCCGCCGCCTGACCCGTTTGTCGGATGACGGCTTCAGCGTGACGCCGCTGCTCGAAGGCTGGCAGCCTTTGCGCGCTGACGAATGCGCCGCACTGGAATTGCCCGAAGGCAGTGAAGGCTGGGTTCGCGAGGTGTATTTGCGCGGTCATGGCGAAGCTTGGGTGTTTGCCCGCAGTGTGGCGGCACGCAGTTCGCTGCAGGACGGCGGGTTGAATATGGATGAGTTGGGCAGCCGCTCCCTGGGCGAGCTGTTGTTTTGCGATCAGGCGTTCCAGCGCCGCGCCATCGAGGTTTGTCACTATCCTGTCGAGTGGTTGCCCAGCGAATCTCAAGCGCCGCAACTGTGGGGTCGGCGCTCGCGTTTCGACCGGGGGGACCTGAGCGTACTGGTTGCGGAAATATTCCTGCCAGCCCTGTGGCGCGCTGCCGGCGCGAATACGGAGAACTGCTGA
- a CDS encoding HU family DNA-binding protein — MRKPDLAAAIAEKADLTKEQANRVLNAVLEEITGALHRKDSVTLVGFGTFLQRHRGARTGKNPQTGEPVKIKASNTVAFKPGKSLKDSVNP; from the coding sequence ATGCGTAAACCAGATCTCGCCGCAGCAATCGCTGAAAAGGCTGACCTCACCAAAGAACAGGCTAACCGCGTACTCAACGCCGTCCTCGAAGAAATCACCGGCGCTCTGCACCGTAAAGACAGCGTCACCCTGGTGGGCTTCGGTACTTTCCTGCAACGCCACCGTGGCGCGCGCACCGGCAAGAACCCGCAAACTGGTGAGCCAGTGAAAATCAAGGCCAGCAACACCGTTGCGTTCAAGCCGGGCAAGTCGCTCAAAGACAGCGTCAACCCGTAA
- a CDS encoding RHS repeat-associated core domain-containing protein: MSDALWAARLGDALDHTSMMADILGGVLEVAANIAITALATAAVVAATGITVVTGGLGCFLLGAVVGTIVGLAMSKTGADKGLSNLCESFSNSLFPPTVQATILTGSTNTLTNNIPAARAAGAIASHVAPAGTELETPEPEAEPSYLDMAESFFSQMWRPTVATPAPGAVPKPLDLVTCMKHPPMPPQFLAEGSDKVTINGQPAVRSGDRTTCDAKVVGSGLISPNVTIGGGSVVVREIRSGKTPGVGLAVTALLMLKGGKGKFFSKLPCMLIGGATSMAVSSAMSAMANAAMGSSNPVHAATGAKVLGGDDELDFVLPGVLPMDWQRFYNSRDERRDGVFGAGWSVSYEVCVEILPHPEGGETLVYTDEQARRIDMGSIPLGGAVFSAGEGLSVRRHVNGQLLIESDDGVYRLFNPTPGNTALLRLDQLGDRNDNRIYLDYDETGRLSRLRDTFDLVQVELIHEGGRVARVERLYPDQRREVLVSYGYDAMGNLAEVRDATGQVQRRFSYDAGRRMVEHQLPTGLRCFYEWALVEDLEWCVVRHWTDEGDTYRFDYDLVAGVTRITDGSQRISTRRWNTQHQITEYTDNLGQTWQFEWNDERQLLSATDPLGGRYEYSYDDAGNLIGETDPLGRSDSTLWLEHWALPLVETDAAGNSWQYRYDQRGNCIAETDPQGHVTRYRYDTHGQVVEIIDATGKSKKLRWNPFGQLIEHIDCSSYPTRFSYDNRGYLQTITDALGERTQFSYDAQGRLLSSQLPDGRTEQYQRDVSGQLTGYTDPAGHTTLYQHNRRGQVRQRTDAHGRQVQFGYDSYGRLQALTNENGESYRFAWDAGDRLTEQQDLDGSAKRYTYDLLDNVAAVTAIPAPYGNGLAVVPEAPPAPIVHRLERDAVGRLIAKVTDDGRTDYSYDPLDQLTAVTFTDNHGNAQTLSFAYDALGQLLAEQSTAGSLHHHYDELGNLIQTQLPDGRWLNRLYYGSGHLHQINLDGQVISDFERDRLHREVLRTQGQISTRSEYDRSGRLRSRQRRHSSQPSLLPAAVQKHFEYDPADNLIGKLDQQPAAQHRQLLHYDATGRIIASQDSPHGQRETFAYDAAANLLDGPQPGAGLVVHNKLLTYQDKRYRYDAFGRLIEKRSAKRGLQRFAYDAESRLIEVRNENGSVVRMTYDPLGRRIEKTEHDTHGYPLGETRFTWDGLRLLQEHRHQQTSLYLYEDEGYEPLARVDGTGPLQKIRYYHNDLNGLPEQLTEADGHNVWQATYRVWGNTLEEVREPYYIEEQNLRFQGQYLDRETGLHFNTFRFYDPDVGRFTTPDPIGLAGGINTYTYADNPFGWVDPLGLATCGGGQKVHGNSHSSKNPNHVYVIVDTKTGKMMKPGISGRPMNKNGTSPRANKQVNALNINQPGRYKAVVVEKNKTRLQAKATEQKITDKHAARNGGDMPSPIHKNPLPQVDTRDGYIKLYGTPDNR, translated from the coding sequence ATGTCTGACGCACTCTGGGCCGCCCGGCTGGGCGATGCACTCGACCACACCTCGATGATGGCCGACATTCTTGGCGGTGTGCTGGAGGTGGCGGCGAACATTGCGATTACCGCGCTGGCCACCGCTGCCGTGGTCGCGGCCACCGGCATCACCGTCGTCACCGGCGGGCTCGGGTGCTTCCTGCTCGGCGCGGTGGTGGGCACCATCGTCGGTCTCGCCATGAGCAAGACCGGGGCCGACAAGGGTTTAAGCAACCTGTGCGAGAGTTTCAGCAATTCGCTGTTTCCGCCCACGGTGCAGGCGACGATTCTCACCGGTTCCACCAACACCCTCACCAACAACATTCCCGCCGCCCGCGCCGCCGGGGCGATTGCGTCCCATGTCGCGCCGGCCGGTACCGAGCTGGAGACACCCGAGCCCGAAGCCGAGCCCAGCTATCTGGACATGGCCGAGAGCTTCTTCTCCCAGATGTGGCGCCCCACCGTCGCCACCCCGGCGCCCGGCGCGGTGCCCAAGCCGCTGGACCTGGTCACCTGCATGAAGCATCCGCCGATGCCGCCGCAGTTTCTGGCCGAGGGCTCGGACAAAGTCACCATCAACGGCCAACCGGCCGTGCGCAGCGGCGACCGCACCACCTGCGACGCCAAGGTGGTGGGTTCCGGGCTGATCTCACCCAACGTCACCATTGGTGGCGGCTCGGTGGTAGTGCGCGAGATCCGCAGCGGCAAGACCCCGGGCGTAGGACTGGCGGTCACCGCGTTGCTGATGCTCAAGGGCGGCAAAGGCAAGTTCTTCAGCAAACTGCCATGCATGCTGATCGGCGGCGCGACGTCGATGGCCGTCAGCAGCGCCATGAGCGCGATGGCCAACGCGGCCATGGGTTCGTCGAACCCGGTGCACGCCGCGACCGGGGCCAAGGTGCTGGGGGGCGACGATGAGCTGGACTTCGTGCTGCCCGGTGTCTTGCCGATGGATTGGCAGCGCTTCTACAACAGCCGCGACGAGCGCCGCGACGGGGTGTTCGGCGCGGGCTGGAGTGTGTCCTACGAAGTGTGCGTGGAAATTCTGCCTCACCCGGAGGGCGGGGAAACGCTGGTCTACACCGATGAACAAGCCCGGCGCATCGACATGGGCTCGATTCCTCTGGGCGGCGCGGTGTTCAGTGCCGGTGAAGGGCTGAGCGTTCGACGGCACGTTAATGGGCAGTTGTTGATTGAAAGCGATGACGGCGTATACCGTTTGTTCAATCCAACGCCGGGCAATACAGCGCTGCTGCGCCTTGATCAATTGGGCGACCGCAACGACAACCGCATCTACCTCGACTATGACGAAACCGGACGATTGTCGCGCCTGCGGGATACTTTCGATCTGGTGCAGGTCGAGCTGATTCATGAAGGCGGTCGCGTGGCTCGGGTGGAACGCCTGTACCCCGACCAACGTCGCGAAGTGCTCGTCAGCTATGGCTACGATGCAATGGGCAATCTGGCCGAGGTGCGCGACGCCACCGGCCAGGTGCAACGGCGCTTCAGCTACGACGCCGGGCGGAGAATGGTCGAGCATCAATTGCCCACGGGGCTGCGATGCTTCTATGAATGGGCGTTAGTTGAAGACCTTGAATGGTGCGTGGTCCGCCACTGGACCGACGAGGGCGATACTTACCGGTTCGACTATGACCTAGTCGCCGGTGTCACGCGCATCACCGATGGCTCGCAGCGCATCAGTACACGGCGCTGGAACACCCAGCACCAGATCACCGAGTACACCGACAACCTCGGCCAGACCTGGCAGTTCGAGTGGAACGACGAACGCCAACTGCTCAGCGCCACCGACCCGCTGGGCGGGCGCTACGAATACAGCTACGACGACGCCGGCAACCTGATCGGTGAAACCGACCCGCTGGGCCGCAGTGACTCGACCCTATGGCTGGAACACTGGGCCTTGCCGCTGGTGGAAACCGATGCCGCCGGCAACAGCTGGCAATATCGCTACGATCAGCGCGGCAACTGCATCGCCGAGACTGATCCGCAGGGCCATGTCACCCGCTACCGCTACGACACCCACGGCCAGGTCGTCGAGATCATCGACGCCACCGGCAAAAGCAAAAAACTGCGCTGGAACCCGTTCGGCCAACTGATCGAACACATCGATTGCTCGAGTTATCCGACGCGATTCAGCTACGACAACCGGGGCTATCTGCAAACCATCACCGATGCCCTCGGCGAACGCACTCAGTTCAGCTACGACGCCCAGGGACGGTTGCTCAGCAGCCAGTTGCCGGACGGCCGCACCGAGCAATATCAGCGCGACGTCAGCGGCCAGCTGACCGGTTATACCGACCCGGCCGGGCACACCACGCTCTATCAACATAACCGTCGCGGCCAGGTACGCCAGCGCACCGACGCCCATGGCCGGCAGGTGCAGTTCGGGTACGACAGCTATGGGCGACTGCAAGCGCTGACCAATGAGAACGGTGAAAGTTATCGGTTCGCCTGGGATGCTGGAGACCGGCTGACCGAACAACAAGACCTCGACGGCAGCGCCAAGCGCTACACCTATGACCTGCTGGATAACGTCGCGGCGGTCACGGCGATTCCGGCGCCTTACGGCAACGGTCTGGCCGTCGTCCCCGAAGCACCGCCGGCCCCCATCGTTCATCGTCTGGAACGCGACGCCGTTGGCCGGCTGATCGCCAAAGTCACCGACGATGGCCGCACCGACTACAGCTACGACCCACTGGACCAGCTCACCGCCGTCACCTTCACCGACAACCACGGCAACGCACAAACCCTGAGCTTCGCCTACGACGCCCTCGGCCAGTTGCTCGCAGAACAAAGCACGGCCGGCAGCCTGCACCACCACTACGACGAACTCGGCAACCTGATCCAGACCCAACTGCCCGACGGCCGCTGGCTCAATCGCCTGTACTACGGCAGCGGCCACCTGCACCAGATCAACCTCGACGGCCAGGTCATCAGCGACTTCGAACGCGACCGCTTGCACCGCGAAGTGCTACGCACCCAGGGCCAGATCAGCACCCGCAGCGAATACGACCGCAGCGGCCGCTTGCGCTCACGCCAACGCCGCCACAGCAGCCAGCCTTCGCTGCTGCCGGCAGCGGTGCAAAAGCACTTCGAGTACGACCCCGCCGACAACCTGATCGGTAAACTCGACCAGCAACCCGCCGCGCAACACCGCCAACTGCTGCACTACGACGCCACCGGCCGCATCATCGCCAGCCAGGACAGCCCGCACGGCCAGCGCGAAACCTTCGCCTACGACGCCGCCGCCAACCTGCTGGACGGCCCGCAACCCGGTGCCGGGCTGGTGGTGCACAACAAACTGCTGACCTATCAGGACAAGCGTTATCGCTATGACGCGTTTGGCCGGCTGATCGAAAAACGCAGCGCTAAACGGGGCCTGCAACGCTTCGCCTACGATGCCGAAAGCCGGTTGATTGAAGTGCGCAACGAAAACGGCAGCGTGGTCAGGATGACCTACGACCCGCTGGGCCGACGCATTGAAAAAACCGAGCACGACACCCACGGCTACCCACTCGGCGAAACCCGCTTCACCTGGGACGGCTTGCGCCTGTTGCAGGAACATCGCCATCAGCAGACCAGCCTCTACCTCTACGAAGACGAAGGTTACGAACCCCTTGCCCGCGTCGACGGCACCGGCCCGCTGCAAAAAATCCGTTACTACCACAACGACCTCAACGGCCTGCCGGAACAGCTCACCGAAGCGGACGGCCACAACGTCTGGCAGGCGACTTATCGGGTGTGGGGCAACACGTTAGAAGAGGTGCGCGAGCCGTACTACATCGAAGAGCAGAACCTGCGGTTTCAGGGGCAGTACCTGGACCGGGAGACGGGGCTGCATTTCAATACGTTCCGGTTCTATGATCCGGATGTGGGGCGGTTTACTACGCCGGATCCGATTGGGTTGGCGGGGGGCATTAACACATATACCTATGCCGACAACCCGTTTGGCTGGGTGGACCCATTAGGGCTGGCCACATGTGGCGGCGGTCAAAAAGTCCACGGAAATAGTCACTCAAGTAAGAACCCTAATCACGTCTATGTCATCGTTGATACAAAAACCGGAAAGATGATGAAGCCGGGGATAAGCGGACGACCCATGAATAAAAACGGTACGTCCCCCCGCGCCAACAAACAAGTAAACGCGCTGAATATAAACCAACCTGGCCGCTACAAGGCGGTTGTAGTGGAGAAGAACAAGACCCGATTACAAGCCAAGGCTACCGAACAAAAAATCACCGACAAACATGCGGCCAGAAATGGGGGTGACATGCCTTCGCCTATACACAAAAATCCATTACCACAGGTTGACACAAGAGATGGCTACATTAAATTATACGGCACGCCTGATAACCGCTAA
- a CDS encoding SEL1-like repeat protein, translated as MSKYLSTLEIDSATVRLQTHSIREAAVLYVYLLATKCKLPAGGISKIILQQAPVEAEKTLLEVCTYSHPFKHLDKLPADATDSAIRQSLIEDINEALLSLAALKGWDTDPIHKLQAEIIKRDYRFSGTSGRSLKNPSKTLTATAAWCTDQYINIGVLVQGSKNTPEAFFTATRINVARGLFESLLGPAEWVNDQTVRLFQVNKRDYWEIDTTSQTVEFHFPRAESGDAHGQYDLAKMYFDGWIVEQDFERARQWLERSAAQGFSRAVKLLQRMNDGDENLADPVMNSKK; from the coding sequence ATGAGCAAATATTTATCGACACTTGAAATCGACTCCGCTACGGTGCGCCTCCAGACTCACAGCATTCGAGAGGCAGCCGTACTCTACGTTTATCTCCTTGCTACTAAGTGCAAGCTACCTGCTGGCGGCATTTCCAAAATAATTCTTCAGCAAGCTCCAGTCGAAGCGGAGAAAACGCTTCTGGAAGTTTGCACCTACTCTCATCCATTCAAACACCTCGATAAGCTACCTGCGGACGCTACGGACAGCGCCATTCGCCAGTCGTTAATCGAGGACATTAACGAAGCGCTTTTGTCACTGGCGGCGCTCAAAGGGTGGGATACCGACCCGATACATAAGCTCCAAGCTGAAATCATCAAACGTGACTATCGGTTCTCAGGTACCTCGGGACGCTCACTAAAAAACCCGTCCAAAACGCTCACTGCAACGGCTGCTTGGTGCACGGATCAATACATCAACATCGGCGTCCTGGTGCAGGGTTCAAAAAATACGCCTGAAGCATTTTTCACAGCCACGCGAATCAACGTCGCGCGGGGTCTTTTTGAGTCGTTGCTAGGGCCTGCTGAATGGGTGAACGATCAAACTGTTCGGCTATTCCAGGTAAACAAACGCGATTATTGGGAGATTGATACCACATCCCAAACGGTGGAATTTCACTTTCCCCGAGCCGAATCCGGTGATGCCCACGGTCAATATGACTTGGCGAAAATGTACTTTGATGGATGGATAGTCGAGCAGGACTTTGAACGAGCCAGGCAGTGGCTGGAACGTTCAGCCGCTCAAGGTTTTTCCCGCGCAGTAAAGCTTTTGCAGCGAATGAATGATGGCGATGAAAACCTTGCCGATCCGGTGATGAACAGCAAGAAATAA
- a CDS encoding HNH endonuclease, translated as MFHEHSLNASEYKMTDAEHFSRANESVYKRMQTDPDFKRQMQTKYPGAVEHVQPRPNGTFRGTSPANMTWHHGNKPGSLQLADFNDHKTHHKIYHPDGKGGRNKWGGGTKC; from the coding sequence GTGTTCCATGAGCACTCACTGAACGCGTCCGAATACAAAATGACTGACGCAGAGCACTTTAGCCGCGCAAATGAATCTGTTTACAAACGAATGCAAACAGATCCGGACTTTAAACGTCAAATGCAGACTAAATACCCTGGTGCTGTAGAGCATGTGCAGCCACGGCCGAATGGGACGTTTAGAGGAACATCCCCAGCCAATATGACTTGGCATCATGGAAACAAACCAGGTTCATTACAGCTAGCCGACTTCAATGATCATAAAACGCATCATAAAATCTACCACCCTGATGGTAAAGGCGGTCGAAATAAATGGGGTGGCGGTACGAAATGTTGA
- a CDS encoding rubredoxin, with protein MKKWQCVVCGLIYNEADGWPDDGIAAGTPWQDVPEDWLCPDCGVGKMDFEMIEIAA; from the coding sequence ATGAAAAAGTGGCAATGCGTGGTCTGTGGGCTGATCTACAACGAAGCCGACGGCTGGCCGGATGACGGCATCGCGGCCGGAACCCCGTGGCAGGACGTACCGGAAGACTGGCTGTGTCCAGACTGTGGCGTCGGCAAAATGGATTTCGAAATGATCGAAATCGCTGCCTGA
- a CDS encoding contact-dependent growth inhibition system immunity protein has protein sequence MQKHDAIIFECNDNYYIIQRSKQAPDAAISASENVALTKKLNRATTDEEIGSAVIEAINNYGKIAPEFSPWQLKELRAQLCKWTESKTYPSLMRNSRLISVEKDFQHESVSVIPFDNFNINAWETLLEAKAITLPMTPTNTEVGEAVRKAFEIATYHPQKNN, from the coding sequence ATGCAGAAACACGACGCGATAATTTTCGAATGCAACGATAACTACTATATTATCCAACGATCAAAGCAAGCCCCCGATGCAGCTATTAGCGCTAGCGAAAACGTCGCACTGACAAAAAAACTGAATAGGGCGACTACGGATGAAGAGATCGGTTCAGCTGTTATTGAAGCTATCAATAACTATGGGAAAATCGCACCAGAGTTCTCGCCTTGGCAGCTCAAGGAGCTACGTGCCCAGCTATGTAAATGGACAGAATCCAAAACTTACCCTTCCCTGATGAGAAACAGCCGCCTGATTTCCGTTGAAAAGGACTTCCAGCACGAATCAGTTTCTGTTATCCCCTTCGACAACTTCAATATTAATGCATGGGAAACGCTGCTGGAGGCCAAAGCTATAACACTGCCCATGACTCCTACAAATACTGAGGTCGGAGAAGCTGTCAGGAAGGCTTTTGAAATAGCGACCTATCACCCTCAAAAAAATAATTGA
- a CDS encoding SEL1-like repeat protein, which yields MSKYLSTLEIDSPTERLQTHSIREAAVLYVYLLATKCKLPAGGISKIILQQAPVEAEKTLLDVCTYSHPFKHLDKLPADATDSAIRQSLIEDINEALLSLAALKGWDTDPIHKLQAEIIKRDYRFSGTSGRSLKNPSKTLTATAAWRADQYINIGVLVQGSKNTPEAFFTATRISVALGLFESLLGPAEWVNDQTVRLFQVNKRDYWEIDTTSQTVEFHFPRAESGDAHGQYDLAKMYLDGWIVEQDFERARQWLERSAAQGFSRAVKLLQRMNDGDENLADPVMNSKK from the coding sequence ATGAGCAAATATTTATCGACACTTGAAATCGACTCCCCTACGGAGCGCCTCCAGACTCACAGCATTCGAGAGGCAGCCGTACTCTACGTTTATCTCCTTGCTACTAAGTGCAAGCTACCTGCTGGCGGCATTTCCAAAATAATTCTTCAGCAAGCTCCAGTCGAAGCGGAGAAAACGCTTCTGGATGTTTGCACCTACTCTCATCCATTCAAACACCTCGATAAGCTACCTGCGGACGCTACGGACAGCGCCATTCGCCAGTCGTTAATCGAGGACATTAACGAAGCGCTTTTGTCACTGGCGGCGCTCAAAGGGTGGGATACCGACCCGATACATAAGCTCCAAGCTGAAATCATCAAACGTGACTATCGGTTCTCAGGTACCTCGGGACGCTCACTAAAAAACCCGTCCAAAACGCTCACTGCAACGGCTGCTTGGCGCGCGGATCAATACATCAACATCGGCGTCCTGGTGCAGGGTTCAAAAAACACGCCTGAAGCATTTTTCACAGCCACGCGAATCAGCGTCGCGCTGGGTCTTTTTGAGTCGTTGCTAGGGCCTGCTGAATGGGTGAACGATCAAACTGTTCGGCTATTCCAGGTAAACAAACGCGATTATTGGGAGATTGATACCACATCCCAAACGGTGGAATTTCACTTTCCCCGAGCCGAATCCGGTGATGCCCACGGTCAATATGACTTGGCGAAAATGTACCTTGATGGATGGATAGTCGAGCAGGACTTTGAACGAGCCAGACAGTGGCTGGAACGCTCAGCCGCTCAAGGTTTTTCCCGCGCAGTAAAGCTTTTGCAGCGAATGAATGATGGCGATGAAAACCTTGCCGATCCGGTGATGAACAGCAAGAAATAA
- a CDS encoding SMI1/KNR4 family protein, which produces MIENKFSDDETAIISADLDHLESTIGKKLPPHFRNHYLKYNGGMPERAYWVSEDFFDPIEVASFRPITYGEPTLLSTYQLMLKKQVLPAHLLPFADDLGGNFFCLNLDSGAISYFTTDTFDSDLSPEENQAESEKPICSNFLRFVQGLIDEDDVDEE; this is translated from the coding sequence ATGATCGAAAACAAATTCTCAGATGACGAAACTGCTATTATCTCAGCGGATCTGGATCATCTGGAATCCACTATCGGAAAGAAACTACCGCCCCACTTTCGAAACCATTACCTCAAGTACAACGGCGGCATGCCGGAACGAGCTTATTGGGTCAGCGAAGACTTTTTCGACCCCATCGAAGTCGCCTCTTTCAGGCCGATTACCTATGGTGAACCCACGCTGCTGTCCACCTATCAGTTGATGCTGAAGAAACAAGTTCTTCCTGCACATCTCCTTCCTTTCGCAGACGACCTGGGCGGCAATTTCTTTTGCTTGAACCTTGATTCGGGAGCCATCAGTTATTTCACGACTGACACGTTTGATAGTGACCTTAGCCCGGAAGAGAACCAGGCTGAATCCGAGAAGCCTATTTGCTCGAACTTCCTCCGTTTCGTTCAAGGACTGATCGATGAGGATGATGTGGACGAGGAATAA
- a CDS encoding SMI1/KNR4 family protein, whose translation MNTYSRKDEAAISPVDIDNLESTFGKKLSPSFRDHYLKYNGGIPGRTYWLGGAFDEPLGLPPSSPWD comes from the coding sequence TTGAACACGTATTCTCGAAAAGACGAAGCCGCGATTAGCCCAGTAGATATCGACAATCTTGAGTCGACGTTTGGAAAGAAGCTATCTCCCTCCTTTCGAGATCACTACCTCAAGTACAACGGTGGAATTCCAGGGCGAACCTATTGGCTTGGTGGAGCTTTTGACGAGCCTCTGGGGTTGCCGCCTTCAAGCCCTTGGGATTGA
- a CDS encoding NAD(P)/FAD-dependent oxidoreductase has product MNAPVVIVGTGLAGYNLAREFRKLDGETPLLLITADDGRSYSKPMLSTGFGKNKDADGLSMAEPGAMAEQLKAEVRTHTRISGIDPGHKRLWIGEEAVAYRDLILAWGAETVRVPVQGDAPEAIFPINDLEDYARFRAAAAGKRRVLLLGAGLIGCEFANDLILGGYEVQLVAPCEQVMPTLLHPAAAAAVQAGLESLGAQFHLGPVLNSLQRTDDGLEGHLSDGQVIPCDVVVSAIGLRPRIDLAAAAGLQINRGVVVDRHLKTSHANIYALGDCAEVDGLNLLYVMPLMSCARALAQTLAGNPTAVSYGAMPITVKTPVCPLVVSPPPRGFEGAWTVEGQGADIKALCRDASGKLLGYALTGAAVMEKLALNKELPALLA; this is encoded by the coding sequence ATGAACGCACCTGTCGTGATCGTCGGCACTGGGCTGGCTGGCTACAACCTGGCCCGGGAGTTTCGCAAACTCGATGGCGAAACACCGCTGCTGCTGATTACCGCAGATGACGGACGCTCTTACTCCAAACCGATGCTCTCCACCGGTTTCGGCAAGAACAAGGACGCCGATGGCCTGAGCATGGCCGAGCCCGGCGCCATGGCCGAACAGCTGAAGGCTGAGGTGCGGACCCATACGCGCATCAGCGGCATCGACCCGGGCCACAAACGCCTGTGGATCGGCGAAGAAGCCGTGGCCTATCGCGACCTGATCCTCGCCTGGGGCGCGGAAACCGTGCGTGTGCCGGTGCAGGGCGATGCGCCCGAGGCGATCTTCCCGATCAACGACCTCGAAGACTACGCGCGCTTTCGGGCAGCGGCGGCCGGCAAGCGTCGGGTGTTGTTGCTCGGCGCTGGCCTGATCGGCTGTGAGTTCGCCAACGACCTGATCCTCGGTGGTTACGAGGTGCAACTGGTCGCGCCGTGCGAACAAGTCATGCCGACGCTGCTTCACCCGGCGGCCGCCGCAGCCGTGCAGGCCGGTCTGGAAAGCCTGGGCGCGCAGTTCCACCTCGGCCCGGTACTCAATAGCTTGCAACGCACCGATGACGGGCTCGAAGGGCATTTGTCCGATGGCCAGGTGATCCCCTGCGACGTCGTGGTTTCCGCCATTGGCCTGCGCCCGCGCATCGATCTGGCGGCCGCTGCCGGCTTGCAGATCAACCGCGGTGTGGTCGTTGACCGTCATCTGAAGACCTCACACGCCAATATTTATGCCTTGGGCGACTGCGCCGAGGTCGATGGGCTGAATTTGCTGTACGTGATGCCCCTGATGAGTTGTGCGCGTGCGCTGGCGCAAACCCTGGCCGGCAACCCGACAGCGGTCAGCTACGGTGCGATGCCGATTACCGTGAAAACACCGGTCTGCCCATTGGTGGTTTCCCCGCCACCACGGGGTTTTGAAGGTGCCTGGACCGTCGAAGGGCAGGGCGCCGACATCAAGGCGCTGTGCCGTGATGCCAGCGGAAAATTGTTGGGTTACGCGCTCACCGGGGCGGCAGTGATGGAGAAACTGGCTCTAAACAAGGAGCTTCCGGCGCTTTTGGCGTAA
- a CDS encoding 3-hydroxydecyl-ACP dehydratase, with protein MSAEFILSFKDTIWYTTNLKEIVRKITSLRTFSKSLQEKEFRLMGTEPRSPGDWNYDVRLFLEKERIFLEISAHPSSIENDLSAFFEWIRSHTEIAIDDEDGVPSNW; from the coding sequence ATGTCGGCAGAGTTTATATTGTCTTTTAAGGATACAATCTGGTACACGACCAATCTCAAAGAGATAGTGCGAAAAATCACCAGCCTTAGAACTTTTTCCAAGAGCTTGCAGGAAAAAGAATTCCGACTGATGGGCACCGAGCCCAGAAGTCCGGGAGATTGGAACTACGACGTCCGTCTCTTCCTAGAAAAAGAACGTATTTTTTTGGAGATTAGCGCTCACCCTTCCAGCATCGAGAATGACCTGTCTGCTTTTTTCGAGTGGATCAGGTCTCATACCGAAATTGCTATTGATGATGAGGATGGAGTGCCCTCAAACTGGTAG